Proteins encoded in a region of the Magallana gigas chromosome 8, xbMagGiga1.1, whole genome shotgun sequence genome:
- the LOC105326326 gene encoding uncharacterized protein isoform X1, translating to MQCICSTGYRDKHLGLVAMASVTTDNVTNSPSNGSLVGPATPVDNSLWGQIEQFYSDKNNMAMYLVLPLIVLVYGGCSLIFCIYKCMGYCKKSKRRKDRQLLIKENRRRSIVTQRQVDNRPRSTASIHPELTQTTEQKTRTTPLPWEVPDNSETKVKQMDARSKHGNTMPQKGPKTHTGKTPPPPYQEVEDVIYLSGPKQPGYPTSGYQPKKQEYSPLELTKQLLRIGDEEKNLMRGRKKRLVFTTD from the exons gaCTTGTTGCTATGGCATCGGTGACGACAGACAACGTGACCAACTCACC GTCCAACGGCAGCTTGGTGGGTCCGGCGACACCAGTCGACAACTCACTATGGGGACAGATAGAGCAATTCTATTCCGACAAAAACAACATGGCCATGTACCTGGTCCTTCCGCTAATTGTTCTTGTATACGGCGGATGCAGTTTGATATTTTGCATCTACAAATGCATGGGATATTGTAAAAAGTCTAAGCGAAGGAAAGACCGCCAACTTCTAATCAAAGAAAACCGAAGGAGAAGTATCGTCACACAGCGCCAAGTGGATAACCGCCCCCGCTCGACGGCAAGCATCCACCCTGAACTAACCCAGACCACCGAACAGAAAACCAGGACTACCCCACTACCATGGGAGGTTCCTGATAATTCGGAGACAAAGGTGAAGCAAATGGACGCAAGGTCTAAACATGGAAACACAATGCCCCAGAAAGGACCGAAAACGCACACCGGTAAAACCCCACCACCACCGTACCAAGAAGTAGAGGACGTTATTTATTTAAGCGGCCCGAAACAGCCGGGTTATCCGACTTCCGGTTACCAGCCGAAGAAACAGGAGTACTCTCCCCTGGAACTTACCAAACAACTTCTGAGGATCGGAGACGAAGAGAAAAACCTGATGAGAGGTCGGAAGAAACGTCTTGTGTTTACTACAGATTGA
- the LOC105326326 gene encoding uncharacterized protein isoform X2, with protein sequence MASVTTDNVTNSPSNGSLVGPATPVDNSLWGQIEQFYSDKNNMAMYLVLPLIVLVYGGCSLIFCIYKCMGYCKKSKRRKDRQLLIKENRRRSIVTQRQVDNRPRSTASIHPELTQTTEQKTRTTPLPWEVPDNSETKVKQMDARSKHGNTMPQKGPKTHTGKTPPPPYQEVEDVIYLSGPKQPGYPTSGYQPKKQEYSPLELTKQLLRIGDEEKNLMRGRKKRLVFTTD encoded by the exons ATGGCATCGGTGACGACAGACAACGTGACCAACTCACC GTCCAACGGCAGCTTGGTGGGTCCGGCGACACCAGTCGACAACTCACTATGGGGACAGATAGAGCAATTCTATTCCGACAAAAACAACATGGCCATGTACCTGGTCCTTCCGCTAATTGTTCTTGTATACGGCGGATGCAGTTTGATATTTTGCATCTACAAATGCATGGGATATTGTAAAAAGTCTAAGCGAAGGAAAGACCGCCAACTTCTAATCAAAGAAAACCGAAGGAGAAGTATCGTCACACAGCGCCAAGTGGATAACCGCCCCCGCTCGACGGCAAGCATCCACCCTGAACTAACCCAGACCACCGAACAGAAAACCAGGACTACCCCACTACCATGGGAGGTTCCTGATAATTCGGAGACAAAGGTGAAGCAAATGGACGCAAGGTCTAAACATGGAAACACAATGCCCCAGAAAGGACCGAAAACGCACACCGGTAAAACCCCACCACCACCGTACCAAGAAGTAGAGGACGTTATTTATTTAAGCGGCCCGAAACAGCCGGGTTATCCGACTTCCGGTTACCAGCCGAAGAAACAGGAGTACTCTCCCCTGGAACTTACCAAACAACTTCTGAGGATCGGAGACGAAGAGAAAAACCTGATGAGAGGTCGGAAGAAACGTCTTGTGTTTACTACAGATTGA